Proteins encoded within one genomic window of Leptospira stimsonii:
- a CDS encoding glycosyltransferase family 2 protein — protein MGKTIPAKKKKTEKKTDPAPSTQGKKLSVAIITYNEERNIGECIESCLEIADDIVVLDSISTDRTEAISKSYPNVRFFKQKFKGHIEQKNDAIGLCKFDWILSLDADERVSPELQRSLRKFKEDPRESDRNGFQVSRLTFHMGRFIRYSGWYPQFRYRIFKKGKALWVGENPHDFISIQGKGGILSGDIIHYSFRDLTHQVNTINQFSSIVALTRQRKGKRFSILRTIYKPFSKFIETYFFKFGFLDGFPGWVIAVSSAYSTFLKDAKQYELEKKIIERPSNVKEDYGS, from the coding sequence ATGGGAAAAACTATTCCAGCCAAGAAAAAGAAAACGGAAAAAAAAACCGATCCTGCTCCTTCCACTCAGGGCAAAAAATTATCAGTCGCTATCATCACTTACAACGAAGAAAGAAATATCGGTGAATGTATCGAATCTTGTCTGGAGATCGCGGATGATATCGTTGTTCTCGATTCGATTAGTACGGATCGAACCGAAGCGATTTCGAAATCGTATCCGAACGTTCGATTTTTCAAACAGAAATTCAAAGGTCATATCGAACAGAAGAACGACGCGATCGGGCTTTGCAAATTCGATTGGATTCTTTCTTTGGACGCGGATGAACGAGTTTCTCCCGAATTACAACGTTCTCTTCGTAAGTTCAAAGAAGATCCGAGAGAAAGCGATCGTAACGGGTTTCAAGTTTCCCGTCTTACCTTTCACATGGGACGATTTATCCGTTATTCGGGATGGTATCCTCAGTTTCGTTATCGTATTTTTAAAAAAGGAAAGGCCCTTTGGGTCGGCGAAAATCCGCATGATTTCATCAGCATCCAAGGAAAAGGCGGAATACTTTCCGGAGATATCATCCACTATAGTTTTCGCGATCTCACTCACCAGGTGAATACGATCAACCAGTTTTCTTCGATTGTCGCTCTGACGAGACAGAGAAAGGGAAAGCGTTTTTCGATTCTTAGGACGATCTACAAACCCTTTTCCAAATTCATCGAAACCTATTTTTTTAAATTCGGTTTTTTGGACGGCTTCCCCGGTTGGGTGATCGCGGTCTCGTCCGCCTATTCCACGTTTCTCAAAGACGCTAAACAATACGAGCTCGAGAAAAAGATCATCGAAAGGCCGTCTAACGTGAAAGAGGATTATGGGAGTTAA
- a CDS encoding O-antigen ligase family protein, with protein sequence MKEGIIKNGERLSLISLCLFLLSFPQSVSVSQIFAGLMIASTYPLLYFKKEYRGNWKGIRSFFLIFFGMYLLTLFSSLLQADSYSHFFKKFIKQSEFGDFWMLLVLPASYLIASEKKNQKTLNRFFYASATITILLGLISLFSEVRIGKFVANGFRYAPGDRLQHFSGNLGPIKLYLPIGMMNTHLTYGGLLGLILPGLLLDWFQRGKEKKNLLFYARTALLLGGWIVLFFNQSRSIWLGVFVLLVIAGLQGTFSLKQNIPEFSGKTKWIFGIGLISLLFSGAYIFRNNWLIQRSVSQIFEVHNTENQRYYIYKNTIPLVKDHLLLGVGGGNYKDSHWKESTKMIEGQEQLWYELYITPRGHAHNDLLHFVAVGGILAGILFLSFWWKLWDRFFRIDPNQNGSLSILTIGILSLYPAGFFQCYLLDDEVLLPFFAFCGIFLAGTNKFSSEPPSDSSSASKMQTKTEDDPNLKNAGEIAGDSKFFRLRGKFSFSIFGAIGIPLFLYWLFWIPRLNLNPLEVYNRRVRASDPNLVKTVQKNILKPNFSGIGIQNPETNIAVAQASLPFQVEGCLTHRFPNPPVPRVIPFSFTIYVPENATNPPQKVKITIVSRDSFDQDQLYWAQGEADLGKIERFLQPGKNEILIPNFLLNTYPKEFPDGVFFRDFRISFSGFEKEGRADFPKLDFGKICDTVIPQTR encoded by the coding sequence GTGAAAGAAGGAATTATCAAGAATGGGGAAAGGCTCTCCCTGATTTCTCTTTGTTTGTTTTTGCTCAGCTTCCCGCAGTCCGTGAGTGTATCTCAGATATTCGCCGGACTAATGATTGCGAGCACTTATCCCCTCTTATATTTCAAAAAAGAATACAGGGGGAATTGGAAAGGAATACGAAGTTTCTTTCTGATCTTTTTCGGAATGTATCTCCTCACGCTCTTTTCCTCCTTGCTACAAGCGGATTCGTATTCTCACTTTTTTAAAAAATTCATCAAACAATCCGAATTCGGGGATTTTTGGATGCTCTTGGTTCTACCGGCTTCTTATCTGATCGCGTCCGAAAAAAAGAATCAAAAAACTCTGAACCGGTTTTTCTACGCGAGCGCTACGATCACAATTCTTCTCGGTCTGATCAGCCTATTTTCGGAAGTAAGAATCGGGAAGTTCGTCGCCAACGGATTTCGTTATGCACCCGGCGATCGTCTTCAACATTTTTCGGGAAATCTTGGACCGATCAAACTCTATCTTCCGATCGGAATGATGAATACGCACCTAACGTATGGAGGACTCTTGGGGCTAATTCTTCCGGGACTACTTTTGGATTGGTTTCAAAGAGGAAAGGAAAAGAAGAATCTTTTGTTTTACGCAAGGACCGCGCTCCTTCTCGGCGGATGGATCGTCCTTTTTTTCAACCAAAGCAGATCGATCTGGTTGGGAGTTTTTGTCCTTCTCGTCATCGCAGGGTTACAAGGAACGTTCTCACTCAAACAAAATATACCGGAATTTTCGGGCAAAACCAAATGGATCTTCGGAATCGGGCTTATCTCTCTACTTTTCTCCGGAGCGTATATCTTTCGAAACAACTGGTTGATCCAAAGATCCGTGTCGCAAATATTCGAAGTTCATAATACGGAAAATCAAAGATACTATATCTATAAGAATACGATTCCTCTCGTGAAAGATCATCTACTCCTCGGAGTCGGGGGTGGAAACTACAAGGATTCTCATTGGAAGGAATCGACAAAGATGATCGAAGGACAGGAACAACTCTGGTATGAACTCTATATTACGCCGAGGGGACACGCACACAATGACCTGCTTCATTTCGTGGCAGTGGGAGGAATCCTCGCGGGAATTTTGTTTCTTTCGTTTTGGTGGAAGTTATGGGATCGTTTTTTTAGAATCGATCCGAATCAGAACGGAAGTCTATCTATTTTGACGATCGGAATCCTAAGTCTCTATCCGGCCGGATTTTTTCAGTGTTATCTTTTGGACGACGAGGTTCTTCTACCTTTCTTTGCCTTCTGTGGAATCTTCCTCGCGGGAACAAACAAGTTTTCGTCGGAGCCTCCGTCTGATTCTTCTTCCGCTTCGAAAATGCAAACAAAGACCGAAGACGATCCGAACCTAAAAAATGCCGGAGAAATCGCAGGCGATTCGAAGTTCTTTCGATTACGAGGAAAGTTTTCCTTTTCGATCTTCGGTGCGATCGGAATCCCACTTTTCCTCTACTGGCTTTTTTGGATTCCACGATTGAATCTAAATCCTCTGGAAGTCTATAACCGACGGGTCCGGGCTTCTGATCCGAACCTCGTAAAAACGGTTCAGAAGAATATTCTAAAACCTAATTTTTCCGGAATCGGAATTCAAAATCCGGAGACAAACATAGCGGTCGCGCAAGCGTCTCTTCCGTTTCAAGTAGAAGGTTGTCTAACGCATCGATTTCCCAATCCGCCGGTCCCTCGAGTGATTCCGTTTAGTTTTACGATTTACGTTCCGGAAAATGCTACCAACCCACCCCAAAAGGTGAAAATCACGATCGTTTCCCGGGATTCCTTCGATCAGGATCAACTCTATTGGGCACAAGGAGAAGCAGATTTGGGAAAAATCGAACGTTTCTTACAACCGGGCAAAAACGAAATCCTCATCCCGAATTTTCTGTTGAACACGTACCCGAAAGAATTTCCGGACGGAGTATTCTTCCGAGATTTTAGAATTTCGTTCTCCGGATTTGAAAAGGAAGGAAGAGCGGATTTTCCAAAGTTGGATTTCGGAAAGATCTGCGACACGGTGATTCCGCAGACGAGATAG